The DNA sequence aaatttactaacCTGCGAACTGAACCGACATCACTAACAGGAAGATCAACAGGAGCTTTAGCaggttttgattcttttgaaaccTTTTTTTGAGGCAAAGGCTTTATTCTGATTTTACGCTCATCTATGACAGTCTCACCATTCTCATCTCCAACATCTGCAGGAAGCTTTGACAAAGCCATCTCCTCCTCCTGTTTATCCCGAGGGAAGTAGAGTGGAAGCAACCTACATGGAAATTATATAAAAGGTAACAGTGAATAAGTAATACAAAGTCCaaagttgaaaagaaaataaaagaaatttacttTTGACAAGTTTATTTCATATAAAGCACTGCAGATGTcaataacagaaaaacaaatTACCTTTTATATATCTCAGTATCAGTTGTGCTGGTAGTGCAAAAGACAACAGCTGTTATATTGTCTTTCTGCTTCTCAAGAAACCGCCGCACAGTTCCTGAATAAAATGACCTTAGAAGAATATATAGAACAGATGAACAATACAAAGTGTAGAaacctaataataatatattatccaTCAGACATCAGAAAACAGCTAACAACATAGAAAATCACTATGTCTATACTAGCTGCACTCAGCATGGGCACAATTAAGAATCCCGAGGTTATGTTTGGAGATCTAATGATGATTGCAATAAAATGGAAAGAATGGAATGAAATGAGGGTTTTGGAAACTACATAAAATGGTAGAATTATGCACAAAATGATGCTTCAACTAAACATGCCTCTATTTTCCTACTTATGCAAACAGCAATTAACTGATTGGCGCAGAGCGTGCTTTGCCATTCTATCTTTTTCCTCTCCCTTTCCACCAATGATTGATTTCCTTTCTCTATTTAAGATACAGTTAggtcattatttttcttgagtTTGGCATTAAAGGCTGATATTTTCTGACGGAACAGCCATGAAGTAATTTATCTCCAAAAGAAGGTCAAATTAATTGCTATGAGATTGTCAAAGTTAACctgtttaatttatttggtCAGAATAAACATCACAATAATGAACATATAAACTGTAAAATGAGGGGAAAAACTCACTTATAGCTACATGCGCAGCTGGCTCACGGGGATAGTTCTTTGCCTCAGTATAAATACATCCCATGGCAATGCTGATCAATATATGCCAACAAAAAAGCAAGTTTTAGATCTTTAAGGCTGCATGGGAGATGCCCTAACAAACTGTTTCAAGAAAACGTTATAACTTATAACATCTGAAACAAAACCTTTTAAGCCCATGATCAATTAAAAGTTCTAGGCAAGAACGATAGCAATGGCTTAAAGCATTCTCTGCAGCAGTTTGGTACTTCGAAGCATACTTTGGGCCAACAGTATGGATAACTTTCCTGCAAGAAATTATTGAAGGCATAAATTTCAGATGCTAGGTAGGAATCTAACTTTTAGCCAAGAGAATTACATGcaactaaaaaagaaatatagggCAGCAACAAAGAGGCAGGAACCCATTAACTTAATTTGTGTAGCATAACATATGAATTAATGATCTCAGACCAAAACATGGGAAAAGAGAAAACATGCTGTTTACCATTTTCCAATCATCCGCATGCATCCACAATTGCCTATAGCATAATATACAAATCCAAATCCCATGCCAATACAACCACAACTCAAAAGGGATCAAAGATAGCATGAGAATGCACCTTTGCATCAATGCAACAGCATTGACTTAAAGACATTCTCAGTTTCTTTTCTCCTAGAAAGAAGGCAAAAGGTAAATTGTGATTGCATAGTGGTATTGATCTTGCCATGTGGTAAATggagacaattaattttgacattgaaaaagcaaaataaaggtGCCAATATACACACCTTGCAGGAAGGTCGTAGGCATTGGTGACTTTAGCCATACCTGTTCGACATCCACCCTGACAATAAAGATatgtgaaattaaataaattatcatattcatatatcatttcCAGAAAGCTGCTTCTTGGCACAGCATTCTATGAATTGTTGAACCACAATGATGACGGAAAGCTGCCATCCTAGCTCAATTTCCCAACTAAACCATTATCTCACAAGAAATCCAACAGAAAATATAACGATCACTAAATTTATAAGCTCAAATGTTATCAACATCAAGCACATAACAATACATTTTTGCAAAAACAATTTATAAGAACTGTACCAAAGTTGCACATTCTTCTGCAAGACCAGGTCCAGCTGCAGCATGCAATCCAGGGCTGCTGAGTGCTTCATCCAAAACCTGTAGACAATAAATGAAAGCAAGCTAAGAAATATGATACTCCACTATATTTACTGGAGGTCCAGTTCTAACCTACTACATAGTATGATTATATTACATAATCACAATAGTCTGCAGTGTTACATAATTGTTGAGAATTAAGAGAACTTATATGTAACTCAATTTCCAATGTAAAAGTAGACACATGATAGCAACAACTAACAAGTGAACAGTGATTAagcggtaaaaaaaaattggtcttTTGTCAAGTATGGTTAAAACACAGATCctgctttcattatttttataaatttatgcaAGGATTCTTTCATATGGATTCagtattaattgattttattttatcataaacaaAATCACTTTTAGCTTAAAATTAAATCGCATTCAAACACCAATGACATCATGAGatattttctatatattctAACATCATCAAAGCCTGTTCCAAAAGAGGaagcatgcaaaaaaaaaatgagcttGAAGGACAATAACACTTTCTAAATTGCAGAGAACACGTGCATGAGGAAAACAATCCATAATAGAACAACCACTTTGGTGTCCTTTTTGGTCCAAACTGCAGAAGTCGTTAGGAATCATTATCTCTTaaaaagaatgaagaaaggaaaacacaacaaaaactaaaaagatcTGAAGCAGATTAAATCACCATTTGCACTGCAACAAAAGTCATCAGGGTGGCGGTTGATCTTTAACTTAAGAacagaattaaaaaattataagttatcAAAAAAGTTTACTGTCAATTGTCTTCTACAGTAGACACATTACATATATAAGTAAATAACTGTAAGCTCCTTCATGCAGTCCTACTTCATATTTTGCTTGCACCACAGAAATTGCAGTGAAAACATAGAAAACAATATGATGACATAACTAATTTTGCAATTACCAAACCAAGAAAAGTAAAACCAAACTACacaaatatataaagaaaaactaAACTACAACAGCactaagcaacacatacacacacGCACTCACTCACCTCATTCGTCGAATTTACCACAGCATCAACCTCAAGGTTCCAGGGGTTCCCCCTCCACAAGTATATCTTAGAATTAACTTCATGGTCAACAGGAAACCTTGACACACCACCACCGCTCTCCGTCCCCAACTTGAATGCCAAGGGATCAGGGAAGTATGAACTGGAAAATGATGAATCTCCATTGTCGTACTGTAAGGAATGCTCAGCATCAATCCACCTCGGAACTTGATCCAAAGTCACAACAGAGTCCCCACAGTCATTTGGCAATCCACCCCGGGATGTGGCTGAATCTGAAGTGGCCACAGGCCCATACATTTCAGGGACTCTTATCAACAGCACCAATCCCTTAGTTAAGGTTCTTCCAAATAACCTTTCCAAGTCCCACAATCACTACAGTTGCACATCAAAAATCCAAAATTTCACACCTCAGCTATTCAAATACCACAACCTCAACAATAAGAACTCTTCTATCAAACAAAACATGAAATTCCAAATCAAATTTCAAGGGCAACCCGTTTCTTCAACTATCATTTGTGGCAGCCAGGAAGAAAAtgcaataacaaataaaaaaattggattctCAAGTTAAAATGAAGAGGGAAACCTAATCAGATTATTTTCCCTTCGAACAGAATGGGGAAAATTCTGATATATATGAAAAGGGGAAATCTTAATTTGATGGGGAAAAAAACGTGAAATACCTGAAACTGAAATCTGGGTGTCGAAAAGGAGCACTTTTTTTCGCTTCTTTCTCCTTAAAGTTTGCTTTTTTTGTGGatcaaatgagaaaaaataaaaataaaaaacacagcACTGTTGTGTTGTTGCTGGTTCCACGGGACGATGAGCTTgcaatgtttaaatttttatctttttttttttcacaacaaaagaaaatgattacgtttgtttgtgtttttttgtcttttaccGGCTCGCATGTCTATGTGCTAATGCTCAGAGTATCAGATTGCGGTGCCAATGATTAAGCAACACTTGAACTAATTATTTACTAATACTATAAGATTTAATTGCAATCTTTTTTTGGAgaaattgaattgttttttaCAGACAATTATGGTTTGTGTTTATTGTTTATGTGTACATAGTTTGCTTTATTTATCTTATAGTACTACGACACTATTTATGTACTGAAGTTATTAAGAACATTTCTAGAAAAAGATCGTATTTATTTtgagaattaattaaatttgtttgttgTCGTATTAATTTGAAGGGAACAAGCAAACATACAATCAAGGtataaagaataatttaatcaatttaagaagaaaaatatattatttgagtAATCCCCATAACAGTCACGATCATTTAAGGAAAATAGAGTCTAAACCATATTATTTGAGTTCAAATGAAGTAAGATTATGTTTaccaaatttttaatgtatctatatttttaatttgaatttgatactATTGGCTAAATTAGATCATAAATGTGATGCTATAAATgctattttgaaaatgaagaaatgagaTGCTGGTgttgaatattaatatatatgccttgctataaattattattaatatatatatatatatatatatatatatatatatatatatatatatatatatatatatatatatatatatatatactggtATAAGAAGCTTcgttatttttctaaaacaattttttttatttatcaaacaatttttttttaattataacacaTTTTGCATACGTACCAAAATTGATGTTTTGTGTATcctattttatttcatcattttcattctttttactagtatttattacattttcctAGATTGTGTATATTTCTACATGTTTCAATAGTTCAGTAATTTTTAGTTGATGATTCAGTTTTTTCATTTTGCTCATTAAAAACTCAAGAAGGAATGATGGCATGTTCAACAACTGAATAATAATATGATGATCGCCTTGTCTAGTAACAGTGAAAATTCAACTTTAAGACTTTCATGCTCAAATCAATAGGTTTTAGAAGTAAGATGTGAGAAATAGAGTAATTATATACtttaaaccctaaaccttatcatcatagttttttttttaaagaatcttATCATAATTGGTTCGAGGTGTAAATTGACTTATTTTTTAACCATTGGAATAATGATAGTTgtcattttaaagtttaaatgtttgattaataagcatatgataaatatttttagaatatattatacattttattCAGCTTCATGGACTTCTTCAAGATCATATCTCAAATGTAGAACAAATTCAATTCAACTAttgtttgaagtttgaattaaTTACTAGTTATCACAATTTCATCATATAGTGGTGAATTGGTTTATATAACTCTTATGGATAAGAAATATTAAAGTCTAAAAGAGTGCTAAAAATGGAATATTTGCTAAGTCGAAAATGTTTCAGAAATAGGATTTGGCcatttttgtctttctttttttaatttagatataaaaaaacttttaattaagtcAAGAAAGAGCCTTTAATTTGCCCTTTTGTGTCCTATGCAAGAATAACTAATCCAATATTTGGAgcattttaatatatcaaaacaaaatcttaaaaaatgctTAATTAGTGAAGTCTATATAGTTGAATTAGTAAAGCTAGTATTGAACAAGAGGAAACAAAACAAGGTAATGCTGAGAAAACCAGTTAATGtgattctata is a window from the Glycine max cultivar Williams 82 chromosome 2, Glycine_max_v4.0, whole genome shotgun sequence genome containing:
- the LOC100795079 gene encoding protein GDAP2 homolog; this translates as MYGPVATSDSATSRGGLPNDCGDSVVTLDQVPRWIDAEHSLQYDNGDSSFSSSYFPDPLAFKLGTESGGGVSRFPVDHEVNSKIYLWRGNPWNLEVDAVVNSTNEVLDEALSSPGLHAAAGPGLAEECATLGGCRTGMAKVTNAYDLPARKVIHTVGPKYASKYQTAAENALSHCYRSCLELLIDHGLKSIAMGCIYTEAKNYPREPAAHVAIRTVRRFLEKQKDNITAVVFCTTSTTDTEIYKRLLPLYFPRDKQEEEMALSKLPADVGDENGETVIDERKIRIKPLPQKKVSKESKPAKAPVDLPVSDVGSVRRTSSHLDTYLDPAFMSLIKDPDERRMEQWEKTVQAQRGWNFANVLGFGDLGGPPLSAAEEYSLHSRYLSKAKSLNLSEIAEMKIIYRGGVDSEGRPVMVVVGAHFLLRCLDLERFVLYVVKEFELIMQKPYTIVYFHSASSLQMQPDLGWMRRLQQILGRKHQHNLHAIYVLHPTLGLKLTVLALQLLVDNMVWKKVVYVDRLLQLFRYIPREQLTIPDFVFQHDLEVNGGKGLIVDPRTKYVYHRP